The window CTAGCACCAAAGAAAAACATTGTACTAGTATGAATTGTTGAATAGAGTGATTCAAAACCTAACAGAGAAGGCGTTATAATCCTATTGTTCGTAATTGATTGAAAAGCAACGGTCGATAAACTGTGACAAATCGCTGCAATAATCATTGCCACAAGGGCTACTATCCTTCTCATAACAACTGGGATAAAAGAAGGGGAATCTACTGGAACTGGATTGTTATAAACTAAAAGACCATACGAAGAAAGACCACCTAAAGCAAGTAATGTTATTAGCAAAATCCAATAACGTTTTTCCTCTTTTTTAGAACGAAAAGCTCTAGCTGATCTCTTTTCATTATGAAGGCTAGTCTCGATTTGGACATTTTCTTTATTTCTATATTCCAATGCGTTCATCTTAGCCTCCTTGGTTTTCTTTGTCTCAATAAAATAGTAGTAAATACGACTGCTCCCACTGTTCCAAGTATTAAAGAGACAGGTACTTCAAAAGGCATAATTATTGTTCGAGAAATTATGTCACAAAGAGTGATAGTGCCCATTCCGATCACACATACCCATGGCAAATTACTTCTAAGATCATCCCCTCTAAACATTGAAACAATATTTGGAACGATTAAACCTAAAAAAGGTAGGTTTCCAATAACAGCCGCAACAATTCCAACTGCAACAGCAATAAGACCATTAGCCAAAAGAATGAGCCTGTTATAATTTACGCCAAGACTTGTTGCAACATCTTCCCCTAGTCCAGCTAAAGTCAATCGATTCGCATACATGAAAATAAGGATAGTAACAATAACAATGACCCATAAATATTCATATCTTCCAACTTGAACACCCGCAAAAGAACCAACAAACCAACTTTCAATAACTTGTGTCATTTGAAAAAAGAGTCCCATAAAAGTTGACACTGCAGAAATGACTGCTCCAAGCATCAATCCAATGATTGGGACAATTAAAGACGAGCGAAGTTTAACTCTTCTTAAGAATAAAAAGAAAATCATAGTTCCTATAAAAGAAAAAATGATTGCACCCGTCATTCTAAGCACTAAAGTTGGTGCTGGAAATACTAAATACACAATGAGGAGTCCCAAGCCTGCCCATTCAATTGTTCCTGTTGTGGTAGGTTCTACAAAACGATTTTGTGTTATAAGTTGCATTACGAGTCCTGCCATTGCCATAGCAGCTCCGGTAAGCATTAGTGCTACAGTTCTTGGAACACGAGTGATGAAAAACATTTCCATTCCATCTTCTTGGCCACGTATATCATAAACTCCAGTAAACAGTGATATCGCCCCTAAAATAATTACGACGATAACTGCTAATATAAAAGGTTTTGTCCATATTTTATTATAGGTATAAAACTGGGGCTGAGAAAAATTCTCAACCCCGGTTATGACATTTTTCGGCACTATGTTATACTCCTTTACACTACTTAGCTAAAGAGTTAGCAATGTTGTCAAATAACTCTATAAAAGTTTGCAGTGATTCATTTGTGTAAGTGTCATTTGGTGCATAAATGATATTACCTTCAGTAACTGCCTTTGTGTTTTGAAGAGCAGGTGAATTTTCAACTACATCCTTAGCAGGAATTTTCTCGTCTGTAGAATTTATTGAAGCATCACGATCTAGTACAAATAGCCAATCAGGATTACTCTGTGCAATAGCTTCAACAGAAACTTCATCACCTTGGTGGTTTGTAGAAGAATCTTCAACTTCTAATGCAGGAGTCCATCCAAAAATGTCATACATTGGTCCCCAAACACGTCCAGAGTGTGGAGCTGAAAAACCAATATCTCCTCCAGAAACTATAATACTCATAACTTTATCTTTTCCGTTATATGCAGACTTAGCTTTTTCGATAGCTTGATCAAAATCAGCTGTCATTTTTTTAGCCTCTTCATTTTTATCAAAAATTTGTCCCAAAGTAATTGTTGCACCTTTAAGTCCATTTACTAAGTTTTCTCCAGGTGCACCAGCTTCCTCAGAAACATCAAAACTAAGATCAATAACAGCTGCATTTGGTACTAATTTTTTTATATCCTCATAATAGTCACCAAATCTTTGACCAACAATTACAAGTTCAGGATTTACAGCTGCAATAATTTCAAGTTTTGGTTCACCATGATTCCCAATATCTTGAACTTTTTCATCAGCTACATATGGTGAATCTGCAGGCATTACACCCTTTGGAACAGCCGCTAACTCAATATCCCAATCAGCTAAAGTTTCAAACGTTCTATTATCTAAAGCAACTACATTCTTAGGATTTACAGGAACCGTAACAGTTCCATGAGCATCAGTGATTTCAACTGTTGTAACCTCTGCAGTTTCTTTTTCTTTCTCCTTAGGTTCAGTTTTAGCAGGTTCATTACTTGAATTTGAACAAGCTGCCAACACCAAAACAAATATTGCCATAATTACAGTTAATTTAAACTTTCTCATTTTCTTATACCTCTCTCCTTATGTGTAAACTTTATAGACAAACAGTTTATTGAGTTGATAAAAATAATATCTATGTTATATTTTTATGCGCGATTTAAATAAAACAATTTTTTTCACATAGTGCACTGTGACGACACAAAAACAATAACATCCTAAGTGATAATGATTATCAATTTCAATACCCTATTTAAGAATACCGAATTTAAAAATATTGTCAACCCCTATAATATTTTCCAAAAAATAATTTCATTATTTTAACTGATTTTAAAACAGGCATGTGCTTTCTAATTTCAGTTGGTTCAACACGAGGTTTAAAGAAGTCCGCAAATCTCATAGTCCCGTACAATGAATTTTAATAATCTTCGTAAAGGGCGTATTTTATAGCCCAATTTCTGATTGCTTCTTTTGGTGGAAAACCTGAAATATTAGAACAACAAAAAAACGAATTTCCCCTCGGAAATTCGTTTTGTTTTATTATTTTACTTCAACCACGAGATAGCTCCCCAGTATGGTGATTGTTGATGCACAAAACAATTAGGTATTCTTCATAGATTGAAAAAATAACTTCGAAAATATTTTACATAAAAAAGACCGCACCAAAATCCGATGAAAATCGGAATTTTTGGCACAGCTCATCTTAATAACTCAAACTATTTGTAATTAAGCTAATGCTTCACAGTGCAGATAAATCGGCTGTTCTATATTTTATATCTTATAAATGTTGAAATAACTTTGCTGTTCGTTTATTAAATTCATCTATATTTAGTGCAGCATCAATCGCTTCCCGAACTTTTCTTTCTTCGTCGGCAAATAACTTTGCGAAACGTGTTGCCTCAGCTATTGAAGCTTTATATTTAGCAACAATTTCTTTAATATTATTTTCTTCTACTTCTGTTGGGTGACAATGCTTGGCGATATCAAAAATCTCATCGCCGGAACGGTTTTTTTCCGGAAAATAAACATGTGGCTCTGTGCTATCAAATATACAGAACTTTAATTCAGGCAAAATCACCATATCAATTGAATTGGAGTCTAACCCACACCACACAAGCTGTACGTCATATCCCCGCTGCAAAGCTTCGTTTGCAATTTTTTTCATCATAGAAGACTTTCCTGTACCTGGATAGCCCTTGATGAACAATCGTTTTTCAAGATTTTGCGTTATGCTTTGAACTGTATCACGAGCCCCTGCTGGTGTTAATGTTCCAAGCAGGCGATGTGTTAACTTTGCGGACTTCTCTAGTTGGTTCTCTCCGAAAAGCTGCTTTGTTAAATCAGCATACTGTTGATTTAATCCATTCCAATCCATACTTTTTCTCGTCTCAACTTCCCAATCATCGTGAATGTGAATGGCTTTTGAAAGTGAGTCAAAGCATTTATCATAATATGCTTGCTTTAATTCAGTTATCGAATGCATCGGAATATTTGAAGAAACCTTTTGCTCATCCAAACAATCATAGAGGGAAACGACCTGATCCCGATCACCAATAATTATTGGTTCAATCACTGGATTTGTTGCAGCAAGAAATAAAATTGCAAAAGGTGCTTTTACAAATGTCGCTTCAATTGACTGTTCAAACAAAGGGTCATGAAAATATTCGATTTCAGCACCTTTATCATGATAGTAGGTGCCTAGTTTTTGGAGTAGCTCAGAAATCTTAAACCCATGTGCACCTTTAAGAAGATACACTGTTTTTGCTTCATTCATAACTTCCTTATATACATTTTTTATGCCTTGCCCAGTCATTGCCTGCCCAAAGAAATGGGTAATTGCACCACTCAAAACGTCATCCTTCCATCATCTTATTATTCCTATTTTTATGTTAATAACCTAAAAAAGGTACCGTGATAAAATTGTCGAATAACTACCTGCACCCTGTGCAAATACAATTTAGATAATTAATTTTAAATTTCGTTCAATATAAATTATAAAAATAAAGAAAGCTGTGCCTAGAATTCCAATTAAAATTGAAGTATTTCGGCACATCTATTTTCCAACCATGCCTCCGGTTCACAGTGCTAGGAGTGAATGTGGAAACACATGGGTGCTGGCAGGTTTACCGAAAACTGTGTTTTTTCTTTTTGAAAATCTCACCTAAAGCTTCCTTTACTTTAAGTGAACATGCTAAAAATATTAAAATTGTCTTTCAGCACACTGTTTCAATGCCTTCATTTGTTTCTCTAAACCTTTTTTCATAAATACACGAAAAAGGATACTTAATATCTTTCCTGAAACAGTTTTAGCTGTCACTTCTTCTGTAATATTAAGAATACTGGAATTAGGACTAATTTCTTGAAGGTTATATGAAACATTGATTAAGAAAGAAGGATGATTCATTTGAATACTTAATTTATTATTTTTATTGTATTCAGTAACTTGTCCTTCATACTCTTGAATACGATTTCCTTCTTTTAACCTTTGTTTAAACTTAACACCAACTGGATTACTAATATCTAACTTCGTTAAATACTCAGTTCCTTCTAATCCTGTCATCCATTCTTTTTGTTTATCATTATCTTCTAAATAAGAGAATACTACCTCAATAGGGGCTTGAATCTCCGTTTGACTTGTTATTAACAATGTTTTGTTCCTCCAATTATCAGCAGTGGTCATTATAATTTCTTAATTTTCATTCCACACTAAACAGATAGGTAAATATTTCTAGGTACTAAATCTGAAAGGTGTGTAGGGTGTATGTTTGCAAAAACTTGAGTCAGGGAACTCTTTTATTTTCGTCATTTTATTTAGTCATAAATCATATTGTGCCTTCTAATATGCGTTCTAATTTGAGGTTTTACATTCAGCATTACTTTTACATATTCCAGAAAAAAACCTTTCAGAATCTTATGCATCTTCAAGATCTAAATAAATCTAGCGGCACTCACTAATACTATTTTCTTCTGATTCCAAATTTGATTCATAAATCCTGCTAAAAAGGAATTCCTTCACCTGTATCACCTGGTTTAAGTCCATAGATGTCAACATAAGTATACCCTAAAGACAGAAAATCACCGACTATTACGGGAATTATAAGTGCCATTCCAATTGTTCTCTGCACCTAGTGCAAAAAACAATCCTGCCTATTATCTACAATTTAAAAAGTTGTGCTAAAAATCCCAATAAAAATTGAATTTTCGGTACATCCTTTTTTATTAAATCAAACTAACTCCAACCACTCCACCGCTTCGCAATATGTCGAGCCGAGTGTATGTGGTAACACAAGGGTGCTGGTTGGTTTAAGTGATCGGCTAGGTCCCTTCTAAAGTAGGACCTAGCCTTTTAGTTATTTTGTATTTTTCACTTATTTTATCCCCAGATTCATAGGTTTTAGGGTTACCATAAAAAATCTACTATAGCTTCCTCACAAAAGAATTTGTCGTGAATAACCTTTTGTGAAAAACACATAATAATGATGTTAAAGGAGTTAATAAATATAAATTTAACGGGAAAGGATGTAACATTGTGGATTTCTTTCATGGTCAGGAATCACTTACAGAAATTCAATGGATTCTAAGAGCGGTCATTACTTTTTTCTTTTTACTCATGGCGACAAAAATTATGGGGCAGCGCTCTATTGCTCAGTTGGGATTACTTGATTTTGCTATGGCTATAACTCTTGGTAATATCATCGCGCATCCCTTGTCCGATGAAGAATTAGGTTTAAAGGGTTCCATGATTACTATGTCGGTTTTAATTATTTTATATATGCTTGGAGTTTTTTTGAGTTTAAAATGGATACCGTTTCGACATTTTATAGACCCACCTCCGATACCGCTTGTTAAAAACGGGCAAATTGTTTCCGCAAACTTACGAAAGGCACGGATTTCTGTAGATTTTCTTTTATCAGAGTTAAGAAAAGAAAAGGTGGAAGATATTCAAAAAATCGCTCTCGCATTATGGGAACCAGACGGATCTATTTCAAGTTTTCTTTATCCACAACACCAAACTCCAACGCGGGCAGATTTAAATATAGTACCTGAGCCTTTTTCTCTCCTTTCTGTACTCATTAAAGAAGGTAAAATTGATTACCATGAGTTGAACAAATCTAAGTTTTCTGTGGATTGGCTAAAAAATAATCTTACATCGACACATAACGTAGAAATTAAAGATGTCATATTAGCGACAATCGATCAAAATGATAACTTGCAAGTTTTCCTGTACAAATAAAGGATTCACTTTGTTAATAAAGTGAACCCTAAAAGTAACTATATTAACCCCCTAACGAAGGTAGGAAAAAATTAAACAGTTGCTCGAACTATATA is drawn from Solibacillus sp. R5-41 and contains these coding sequences:
- a CDS encoding ABC transporter permease, coding for MPKNVITGVENFSQPQFYTYNKIWTKPFILAVIVVIILGAISLFTGVYDIRGQEDGMEMFFITRVPRTVALMLTGAAMAMAGLVMQLITQNRFVEPTTTGTIEWAGLGLLIVYLVFPAPTLVLRMTGAIIFSFIGTMIFFLFLRRVKLRSSLIVPIIGLMLGAVISAVSTFMGLFFQMTQVIESWFVGSFAGVQVGRYEYLWVIVIVTILIFMYANRLTLAGLGEDVATSLGVNYNRLILLANGLIAVAVGIVAAVIGNLPFLGLIVPNIVSMFRGDDLRSNLPWVCVIGMGTITLCDIISRTIIMPFEVPVSLILGTVGAVVFTTILLRQRKPRRLR
- a CDS encoding siderophore ABC transporter substrate-binding protein codes for the protein MRKFKLTVIMAIFVLVLAACSNSSNEPAKTEPKEKEKETAEVTTVEITDAHGTVTVPVNPKNVVALDNRTFETLADWDIELAAVPKGVMPADSPYVADEKVQDIGNHGEPKLEIIAAVNPELVIVGQRFGDYYEDIKKLVPNAAVIDLSFDVSEEAGAPGENLVNGLKGATITLGQIFDKNEEAKKMTADFDQAIEKAKSAYNGKDKVMSIIVSGGDIGFSAPHSGRVWGPMYDIFGWTPALEVEDSSTNHQGDEVSVEAIAQSNPDWLFVLDRDASINSTDEKIPAKDVVENSPALQNTKAVTEGNIIYAPNDTYTNESLQTFIELFDNIANSLAK
- a CDS encoding SRPBCC family protein, with the protein product MLITSQTEIQAPIEVVFSYLEDNDKQKEWMTGLEGTEYLTKLDISNPVGVKFKQRLKEGNRIQEYEGQVTEYNKNNKLSIQMNHPSFLINVSYNLQEISPNSSILNITEEVTAKTVSGKILSILFRVFMKKGLEKQMKALKQCAERQF
- a CDS encoding DUF421 domain-containing protein, with amino-acid sequence MDFFHGQESLTEIQWILRAVITFFFLLMATKIMGQRSIAQLGLLDFAMAITLGNIIAHPLSDEELGLKGSMITMSVLIILYMLGVFLSLKWIPFRHFIDPPPIPLVKNGQIVSANLRKARISVDFLLSELRKEKVEDIQKIALALWEPDGSISSFLYPQHQTPTRADLNIVPEPFSLLSVLIKEGKIDYHELNKSKFSVDWLKNNLTSTHNVEIKDVILATIDQNDNLQVFLYK
- a CDS encoding nucleotide kinase, with product MSGAITHFFGQAMTGQGIKNVYKEVMNEAKTVYLLKGAHGFKISELLQKLGTYYHDKGAEIEYFHDPLFEQSIEATFVKAPFAILFLAATNPVIEPIIIGDRDQVVSLYDCLDEQKVSSNIPMHSITELKQAYYDKCFDSLSKAIHIHDDWEVETRKSMDWNGLNQQYADLTKQLFGENQLEKSAKLTHRLLGTLTPAGARDTVQSITQNLEKRLFIKGYPGTGKSSMMKKIANEALQRGYDVQLVWCGLDSNSIDMVILPELKFCIFDSTEPHVYFPEKNRSGDEIFDIAKHCHPTEVEENNIKEIVAKYKASIAEATRFAKLFADEERKVREAIDAALNIDEFNKRTAKLFQHL